CTAATTTTCATGCATGTTCTTGGTCCAAGTCATTTAGTTTATCAATGAATTCAGCTAATAATTTTGAAATAGGGGCTTGGTCACCCCCAAATGGTAATAAGATATTATTTGTTACTTTTATTTTTGCTTTTAGTGTATTTAAAATATCACTAAAACTTGTTAAAAATAACTGTGCTTCTGTTACAAGATTTTCGCTTGTTAGTCTTTGATATGGAAAATGGCTTCCCATTACTCAATAACCAAAATAGAAATTGTAAGCGAGGATTTTTGTCCCATCAAGCCCTTCCCATCAGTGGATTGTTCCCTGTTCTAGATCAGCTGGACGGGCTCCTCGTCAATAAATAAATTGATTTAAACCAAACTGGCGATAAATTTGGGGCATTTGTGAAGTATGCCCAAATGAATCTGGCACATAAGCTGTTGCTAAATATTGACCATGATATTTTTCAACTAAAGTAATTCCAAGTAATAAATTCCGAACAATTGATTCAGATGTTAAATTAAAGAAATCTGGTTGTGTGTATCACGGTCCAACAATTAATTTTTTGGATGCTAACGCCTTAAATAAAATAGCGTTATTATCATCTTTAAAATATGTTAGATAATCTTCAATGATTGATGTTTGTCCATCATATGTAAAACTAAAACAATTCGGATTCTGATGATATAACTTTAAATATTCTAATAAATTAGCTGATAAAAAAACATCCGAATCTTGTTTTGTAAAATATCATTCTTTATCTCAATGGGTATGTGGTACAACGGTAATTGTTCATTTTTTCATTTTGCAATATCCTATTCTTAATCTTTTTTTATTTTAACACCAACAACTGACGGATCTTTTTTATTTTTTTTACGACGGAATAAATTAGTAAATGAAATTCATCCTCTTTGAATTGAATAACCTCAGTCTACAAAGTAATTTTTAATTCCTGTTCCAATTCAAATTCAATATTCTTTTGTACTTTGAATTCGATTTTGCCAAGTTCTTTTGAATCAATGATTCATTTTTTCCCCAGCTAATTTTGGTTTTGTAAATAATAATTTTAAATTATTTTTAGCATTTTTACGAGCTATTTTACGTGATAATTTTTCTTCTTTCAATAATTCAGCTTCTTCACCTTTGATTTTTGGTTTTAATAACCCCGCAATAACAGCTGTTGTTACTACTCCGGCTAAAATAGCTAAAATTCATGCCATTGGTCAAAATGGAGCTGAATTCTGTTGAATATATCCTAAAAAAGTTCCTAACGGTGATCCTAATCCGGCTGCAAATTTAACATCTCATAATGTTACTAGAATCGCAGCAACAACTGAACCGACAATATTAGCCGGAATAATACGAATTGGATCAGCAGCAGCAAATGGAATTGCTCCTTCTGTAATTCCAACCATTCCTGTTCCAAAAGCCGCTTTCCCCATAATTCTTTGATTTTTTGGGTAACGATTTTTAAAGATAATAGTTGATAATCACATTCCTAGTGGTGGTACCGAAATTGCGGCTTGGGTTGCTGTTCCGGGAATAAAGTTTGCATCTCAGAATGTTTTCCCTTCCGCCATTGCTTGCGCTAATGTTTGGTAAAATATAACTGTTCCAAAAACTAAAGCGGTTTTATTTAATGGCCCTCCTAAATCGAAGGCAATCATTATTGCAACAACAATCGCAATAATAATTCCTGTTGAGGCAAATTTTTCTTGTAAAGCACTTAAACCATCAAACATTCCTAATACTAAACCTGCAATTGGTGCTCCAATAACAAATTTAACAAAAGTTGCCATAATAAATGTTGCTAAAATTGGAATAATCATCAATGGAACAATTGGTTGTAAAACTTTTGGTCAACGAATAATTTTTAATAATTGAACTAAGTATCCACTTAAAAGTCCAACGACAATTGCGCCAATGAAACCAGCTCCTGGTTCAATTGGAGAATTAGTTGTTCCAACTGTTACATCAATTCCTAACATTTTATTATCATTAATAATTCATCCAGCAATCATTGCTGGAGCTAATCCTGGCTTATCCGCAATTGAATAAGCAGTAAACCCAGCAAATAATGGGATCATTAGTTTAAATCCTAAAGCTCCAACATCCATCATAAATTGGGGTAGTTTTCTTGTTCCCAATACTCAATTTTGGCCATAATCACCATAATTATCTACATATTCGGTTTGAAAAGCACATAGATTGGCAATCGCCATTAGAATCCCGGCCGCAATTGTCATCGGAATCATTCATGAAATCCCTGTCATCAAATGCGATAGCATTCCTCTTTTTTTTGTTGTTCCAAAAGTAACAGCCCCCACTTTTGTTCCTTTTTTTCCGTGAATAGTGCCTTGTTCTAAAGCTGTTTCAATTAACTGGGCTGGATTTTTGATGGCAAAATTAACTCCTGTTTTAAAAAGTTTTTTATCATTAAAACGGGATAAATCAATTTTGACATCAGCAGCAATAATAACAAGATCCGCTTGGGCAATTTGTTCAGGGGTTAAGACATTTTCGGCCCCAATTGTTCCTTGCGTTTCAACAATAATTTCAAAACCCTTCTCACTGGCTGCTTTTTTTAAACTATCAGCGGCCATATAAGTATGGGCAACTCCCGCCGCACAAGCGGTAATTGCCACAATTTTTATTTTATCTGTTGTCATTTTTTTGTCTCCTTTCTACTAACTACTAAAATCAAAATCAAGGTAAAACTTAATTGGATCATAACCAAATTTGGCTATTGGAGAAAATGATACTAAAAATCGTACAGTATATATTTGTGATGATTCTTTTTCATACGGTTTAACTATTGTAATAATATTATTTTTATCATCCAAATTAAACATTTTTCCATTCGACCAAAGTTTTTGAATATTTAAATATGAATAGTTTTCACCCTGACCAGAGTCAGCGTTCTGGTTATCATTTTTAAAGCGAACAATGTTATTATCACCATTTGTTCATTTAAAATCTTCCATTGTATTACTATCATCTTGGTAATCAAATATCCATTTTTCTTGGGTTTCTGGCCCTACTTGTGCTGCTTTTAAATTTGCTATCCTTGTTGTAAAATAGTAATTTTGAAATAAGCTAGCATCAATATTTTTGTTTTGATAAAAACTGTCTTCTTCTCCTGTTATGTTTTTTTGTTCTTTAACATTTGTTGTAATATAATTGCTAGCAAGATTAGTAATGGCATCGGAAGCAGTTCGCGCATGCGCAATTGAATCTTGCTGAGTTGGGTCTTGTAAATCACTAACTACTGGTTTTGGCATTGGAAGAGCCGCAATTGTTCCAGGATTAGTGATTTCTCCGACTGAGGATGTTTGATATCCCGCTTGCTCTTGCAAACGATTCATTATTTGATAAATTGTTTCAACATTTAAAGGGGGTGTTCCTCATGAACACGCAATTAAAGTTGTTGCAGTTGTATTAAGTAAAGTAACCATTGGCAAGACTAAAAGTAATTTTCGCATAATGTTGCCTCCTTTCATATTTACATTTTAACTTATTAGAATAATTTAAAAAAGAAAAATAAAAAAAATGGAATCTTATTCCATTTTTTTTATTTTTCAATCCTTTTATTATCATGCCAACTATTCATTTCTTGTAAAAAGCTATCTTTCTCATCAATTAGTTTTTTGTTTTTAATATAAAAAAGGTTTTTTAGATAATCAGTAAAAAAGAGAAAACTTCATAATGGTGAAAAAATTAAATTATCCTCTAAATCATTAATCCGACGAATTTGATTATCTATAAAAATTGATAAATTGGTATATTTATTCAACTCTGAATTTAAATTACTTGTTATTAACACAACTTGGCCGGGGATTTGTTCTCTTCTAAATAATTTTAATAATTGTAAATGAAAATCATTTAGCCCTCGCATTGAAAAAATTATTAAAACATCATTTTTTGTCATCGATAATACTGTTTTAGTAATATTTTTTCCCCGTTCCAAAATTTGAGTGACCAACCCAAAATGGGTTAACATCCCACATAAATCTGTTAACGCAATTAAACTATGACCCGCCCCAAAAGCATAAATTATTTTTGCTTGCGATAAAATAGTAATTAATTGGTCAAATTTTGCTTGTTGATCTTGAAACATCACAACATTAATATTATTCGAAACTTGATAATTGTCTTGAATTAATGTTAAAACTTGTGAATTACAACTATTTTTATCATTTTTTTTGGTAATTAAACTAACACCATGTAAAATTCCTAATTTAAAAATATATTCTTTTAAGCCCGAAACATTTAATTTTTTAAAAAAACCATAAATAAAACTCATACCAACACCATATTTTTGGCTTAAAGTCTGAAGATTTGAATTAATTAAAAAATCATAGTTATTTATTGTAAAATAATAAAAATCTAATTCCCGGCCTGCTAACATGCTTAAATCTAAAAAAACATCATTATTTGAAACCATTTTTTACCTCCAAAGCATTACTATTAAAATTGGTGGAAAATTAATAAAAATTAATTTTAAATTGATAAAAATGCTTTAAAAGCTCAATTGTTGATAACTATTATAACTATTCCATCGATAAATGTAGCAATTACTAATTAATATTTTAATCTTATTAATAATATCATTTAATTCTTGGAAATTTAATACATCTTTTGATATTATTCAACAATAAAAAACACTTATCAAATAATAAGTGTTGAAGGTTAATTTTAAATTTGGTCCGGGTTAAGGGACTTGAACCCCCACGAGTTACCCCGCCAGATCCTAAGTCTGGTGCGTCTGCCAATTCCGCCAAACCCGGAGAATCTTTTTTTATAAAATGGTCTCCTGTGCAGGACTTGAACCTACGACCTACTGGTTAAAAGCCAGCAGCTCTACCGACTGAGCTAACAGGAGATAGTATTTTTTTGGTAATTTTTAATCATTAATTTTAATGGTGCTGGCTAGAAGACTTGAACTCCCAACCTACTGATTACAAGTCAGTTGCTCTACCAATTGAGCTAAGCCAGCACTTAAAATAAAAAATGGTCGGGTGTAACGGACTTGAACCGCTGACCACCTGCTTGTAAGGCAGACGCTCTCCCAACTGAGCTAACACCCGAAAATGGTGACCTGTACGGGGTTTGAACCCGTGAATGCATGCGTGAAAGGCATGTGTGTTAACCGCTTCACCAACAGGCCGGATAAAATTTTTGTCAAAAAAAATAATGGCGCCTAGTGTAGGGCTCGAACCTACGACCTGCCGGTTAACAGCCGGATGCTCTGCCAACTGAGCTAACTAGGCATTATTGTGATTTTTAACCTTTTTTATTATATACTAAAAAAGTAAATACTAGCAACTATTTTTGTAAATTTTTAGTTTTTTTTCAAAAAATAAAACAATTTTAAAGGAAAATAAAAAGCAAGATCAATATCTTACTTTTTATAAGCCAACTATTTAATAATTTTATCAATTAATTCAGCATCATCAAATTCCTCAATAAATGTTTCTTTAATCATAACATTATATTTCTTTAAAATATTATCTTGTAAAATCGTTCATTTCAATTTTGTTTTTTTATCAGGATTATCATAACGAAATTCCCGAATAACTTCCCGACGTAACTTGCGGTAAAGTTTACGGTTAACATCAATTAATTCAATTTTAATATAACGTTCAAGGGTAACAACAATTAACCCAATTAATGGTCCTGCAAAAAAGGCCATTAAAATTGTTGCATAACTAACTCAACTATAGAGATGACTTAACCGTTCAGAAATTGGATATTGACCAAGAAATAAAATTCCTAATCCAACCACTAATAAGACCATATCAACAATTACCCGACAAGCGGCATAAGGAACTTTTGTAATCAATGCTAGTTCCCCAGAAAGACCATTATATGGACCCTCTAGCATTTTTGTTGAAACTATAATCGCTAAACCTAAACAAAACAATAAATAACTAGCTCATAAAATTCAACTTCTAATTCATTCATTTCACTGGGCCTGAGAGCCAGTAATGTGGGAAGGATCTAACGGTTTAATTGTCTCTGCTGGATTAATAATTAAAACATTTAATTGCACAGCAGCAGGTCATAAAAAGACCGGTACTAAATCTAATATCATTTTAAAAATTTCATCATAAATTAACGTTAAAGTTAATCGCTTTTTACGGTGAAATTGAATTAATTTAATTACTTTAAATAGAACAACAAATAATCAGAAACCAAGATATACAACAACTAGCATTATTGCATAATATTCTTCAACATTATCCCCACCCTTTGTCCAAATATCAGCAATTAAAGCAAAGACTATTAAATCTTCATTA
The Spiroplasma chrysopicola DF-1 genome window above contains:
- a CDS encoding SPE_1075/MLC_0560 family membrane protein translates to MRINERKIKIKKEKIAREKRNKKRKYLNLKDFGQSSKAFRLYVNEKRIFFKAHWRSMSFRIFFYLVGVYIFGLSVSLYMDLNLGVVNEDLIVFALIADIWTKGGDNVEEYYAIMLVVVYLGFWLFVVLFKVIKLIQFHRKKRLTLTLIYDEIFKMILDLVPVFLWPAAVQLNVLIINPAETIKPLDPSHITGSQAQWNEWIRSWILWASYLLFCLGLAIIVSTKMLEGPYNGLSGELALITKVPYAACRVIVDMVLLVVGLGILFLGQYPISERLSHLYSWVSYATILMAFFAGPLIGLIVVTLERYIKIELIDVNRKLYRKLRREVIREFRYDNPDKKTKLKWTILQDNILKKYNVMIKETFIEEFDDAELIDKIIK
- a CDS encoding MurR/RpiR family transcriptional regulator, which codes for MVSNNDVFLDLSMLAGRELDFYYFTINNYDFLINSNLQTLSQKYGVGMSFIYGFFKKLNVSGLKEYIFKLGILHGVSLITKKNDKNSCNSQVLTLIQDNYQVSNNINVVMFQDQQAKFDQLITILSQAKIIYAFGAGHSLIALTDLCGMLTHFGLVTQILERGKNITKTVLSMTKNDVLIIFSMRGLNDFHLQLLKLFRREQIPGQVVLITSNLNSELNKYTNLSIFIDNQIRRINDLEDNLIFSPLWSFLFFTDYLKNLFYIKNKKLIDEKDSFLQEMNSWHDNKRIEK
- a CDS encoding PTS fructose transporter subunit IIC yields the protein MTTDKIKIVAITACAAGVAHTYMAADSLKKAASEKGFEIIVETQGTIGAENVLTPEQIAQADLVIIAADVKIDLSRFNDKKLFKTGVNFAIKNPAQLIETALEQGTIHGKKGTKVGAVTFGTTKKRGMLSHLMTGISWMIPMTIAAGILMAIANLCAFQTEYVDNYGDYGQNWVLGTRKLPQFMMDVGALGFKLMIPLFAGFTAYSIADKPGLAPAMIAGWIINDNKMLGIDVTVGTTNSPIEPGAGFIGAIVVGLLSGYLVQLLKIIRWPKVLQPIVPLMIIPILATFIMATFVKFVIGAPIAGLVLGMFDGLSALQEKFASTGIIIAIVVAIMIAFDLGGPLNKTALVFGTVIFYQTLAQAMAEGKTFWDANFIPGTATQAAISVPPLGMWLSTIIFKNRYPKNQRIMGKAAFGTGMVGITEGAIPFAAADPIRIIPANIVGSVVAAILVTLWDVKFAAGLGSPLGTFLGYIQQNSAPFWPMAWILAILAGVVTTAVIAGLLKPKIKGEEAELLKEEKLSRKIARKNAKNNLKLLFTKPKLAGEKMNHWFKRTWQNRIQSTKEYWIWIGTGIKNYFVDWGYSIQRGWISFTNLFRRKKNKKDPSVVGVKIKKD